In a single window of the Thermofilaceae archaeon genome:
- a CDS encoding DNA topoisomerase VI subunit B: MSERFKQLSPSEFFYRNREIAGFSNPARAVYQAVRELVENAFDATEMHGILPLITIQLKEDSEGRVFLAVEDNGIGISSLEVPNVFGRVFYGSKYVLRQSRGVFGLGVKMAVLYAQMTTGQPVRVRTATRRSKFIYEFEVMISIEKNVPIIKSIKVSKNDSGWHGTRVELVLRGNWSQAKKRVEEYIRRTALIAPYATIIFEAPDLSLKFERTMSKLPPSPVVGKPHPKGVDVEMLKMMIESTKKSATLQEFLMENFDGVGAVTAAKFCEWAGFDPNVKIRNLKNDEIELLASKMQEFSGWRRPKANMLSPLGEELLIEGVKTVLNPEFVTAVSRPPSSYGGYPFIVEVALAYGGAIAPVEAPMLLRFANKIPLLYDEGVDVSTKVVRDKIDWRIYKVEFPAPLAIVTHVCSTKVPFKGVGKEAVADVPELESELEAGVRECARRLRLYLSRLEKQLEVKRWETTIRKYIDDVARSTSYVTGIDENVLRSKLYDLVRSKVARGGSR; the protein is encoded by the coding sequence GTGAGTGAGCGATTCAAGCAGCTTAGCCCCTCAGAGTTCTTCTACCGGAACAGGGAGATAGCAGGTTTCTCGAACCCAGCAAGGGCTGTCTACCAGGCTGTCAGGGAGCTTGTGGAGAATGCATTCGACGCTACCGAAATGCATGGCATCCTCCCTCTCATCACGATTCAGCTTAAGGAGGATTCCGAAGGTAGGGTCTTCCTTGCGGTCGAGGATAACGGCATTGGAATCTCGTCTCTCGAGGTGCCAAACGTCTTCGGCAGGGTCTTCTACGGGTCAAAGTACGTTTTGAGGCAAAGTAGGGGCGTGTTCGGCTTGGGAGTGAAGATGGCAGTTCTTTACGCGCAGATGACTACTGGTCAGCCGGTCAGAGTTAGAACTGCTACAAGGCGTTCGAAGTTCATCTACGAATTTGAAGTGATGATTAGCATCGAGAAGAATGTCCCCATAATAAAGAGTATAAAAGTCTCAAAGAATGACTCAGGTTGGCATGGGACGCGAGTAGAGCTTGTACTTAGGGGGAACTGGAGTCAAGCCAAAAAGAGGGTGGAAGAGTACATAAGGCGGACGGCCCTCATAGCGCCTTACGCTACCATCATCTTTGAGGCACCTGACCTATCGTTGAAGTTTGAGCGTACGATGAGCAAGCTTCCACCATCGCCAGTGGTAGGTAAACCTCACCCGAAGGGTGTGGACGTGGAGATGCTCAAAATGATGATAGAAAGTACGAAGAAGAGTGCAACACTACAGGAGTTTCTGATGGAGAACTTTGATGGGGTCGGAGCCGTCACGGCTGCGAAGTTCTGCGAGTGGGCAGGCTTTGATCCGAATGTTAAAATAAGGAATTTGAAAAATGATGAAATAGAACTTTTAGCATCTAAAATGCAAGAGTTTAGTGGCTGGAGAAGGCCGAAAGCAAACATGTTATCTCCTCTTGGCGAAGAGCTTCTCATAGAAGGCGTAAAAACGGTTCTAAACCCTGAGTTCGTAACCGCCGTTTCAAGACCCCCCTCTTCATACGGTGGCTACCCCTTCATTGTCGAAGTCGCGCTAGCTTATGGAGGCGCGATAGCTCCGGTTGAAGCTCCGATGTTGCTAAGGTTCGCTAACAAGATACCGCTCCTATACGACGAAGGTGTAGATGTGTCAACGAAAGTAGTGCGCGATAAAATAGACTGGAGGATCTACAAAGTGGAGTTCCCCGCACCCTTAGCGATCGTGACACATGTATGTTCCACGAAAGTCCCCTTTAAAGGGGTTGGAAAGGAGGCAGTAGCTGACGTGCCCGAATTGGAGAGCGAGTTAGAAGCTGGAGTAAGGGAGTGCGCCCGAAGGCTGAGGCTTTACCTCTCTCGCTTAGAGAAGCAGCTGGAGGTGAAGCGGTGGGAAACAACGATTAGGAAGTACATCGATGATGTCGCCAGATCAACGAGTTACGTGACAGGCATTGACGAAAACGTGCTTCGAAGTAAACTGTATGACCTGGTTAGGAGCAAGGTTGCAAGGGGTGGTAGCCGGTGA
- a CDS encoding M48 family metalloprotease translates to MGSPGVLFYIDDDSGPLLEVLILYSDYGVKYRISPLRAGVGSALVERVSSLIESAVRFFAETGGYGMAYFVFVPGRQLVPPRTESRMHRALQTLFLSNLVFIFAISMVLSYAVFALVRDYAPIVLILMQLPIMLLSYKLVPFVMGDWAIDSAHRNVYLVGLRMPLGRYQEVLQKVIMPKRFEIKRRLYSSSIEHGVEIDEQQVKSILVEYGLSPDMYEVEVRKIDLYGLVERVAKNFGMRKLPKIYLSNIVVPNAAASGVGASLSSILVTTGLLSRLDEDEVEAVVGHELSHLKRHDVLTFFVLSSAEYLSRVYLALRYWPIFATPLGLLYLWFSLTLLFFIAKFVEARADIDSAVFTGKPDKLASALRKIGLRHLYVEGQWSGRLAAWLRWDPHPPLLFRVEKLAGMAKGGTIRNIWKEAMSSCVSDFLTTLRHALGWRST, encoded by the coding sequence ATGGGCTCACCCGGCGTTCTGTTCTACATAGATGATGATAGTGGCCCCCTTTTAGAGGTGCTAATCCTCTACTCTGACTACGGCGTAAAGTATCGGATTTCGCCGTTGAGGGCTGGTGTCGGCTCAGCCCTCGTTGAACGCGTCTCCTCATTGATCGAGAGTGCTGTAAGATTTTTTGCTGAGACGGGAGGCTACGGAATGGCCTACTTTGTCTTCGTCCCTGGGCGACAGCTTGTTCCTCCTAGAACGGAGTCAAGGATGCATAGGGCGTTGCAAACTCTTTTCCTGAGCAATTTGGTTTTTATCTTTGCTATATCGATGGTGCTGTCGTACGCAGTTTTTGCGTTAGTAAGGGATTACGCACCTATAGTCCTGATACTAATGCAGCTCCCCATCATGCTGCTTTCGTACAAATTAGTCCCTTTCGTAATGGGTGACTGGGCAATCGATAGCGCGCATAGAAATGTGTACCTTGTGGGATTGCGGATGCCCTTGGGGAGGTACCAGGAAGTTCTGCAGAAGGTGATCATGCCGAAGCGTTTCGAGATCAAGAGGCGCTTATACTCATCGAGCATAGAGCACGGCGTTGAAATAGATGAGCAGCAAGTCAAGAGCATCTTAGTAGAGTACGGCCTAAGCCCGGACATGTACGAAGTTGAAGTGAGGAAAATCGATTTGTACGGGCTGGTTGAAAGAGTGGCGAAAAACTTCGGTATGAGAAAGCTACCGAAGATCTACCTCTCCAACATCGTTGTACCCAACGCGGCAGCATCGGGGGTAGGAGCCTCGCTCTCCTCAATCTTGGTCACCACAGGGCTTCTCTCGAGGTTGGACGAAGATGAGGTGGAAGCGGTAGTGGGTCACGAATTGAGTCATCTTAAGCGCCACGACGTTCTGACGTTTTTCGTTTTGAGCAGCGCAGAGTACCTCAGCCGGGTGTACTTAGCACTGCGATACTGGCCGATCTTTGCGACCCCTCTTGGCCTTCTCTACTTGTGGTTCTCATTAACGTTGCTATTCTTCATAGCGAAGTTCGTTGAAGCGAGAGCCGACATAGATTCAGCAGTTTTCACAGGGAAGCCCGACAAGCTGGCATCAGCGCTGCGCAAGATAGGGTTGAGGCACCTGTACGTGGAAGGCCAGTGGAGCGGCCGATTGGCGGCGTGGCTTAGGTGGGACCCACACCCGCCTCTGCTTTTCCGAGTTGAGAAGCTGGCTGGTATGGCAAAAGGGGGAACCATTCGTAATATTTGGAAGGAAGCGATGAGCAGCTGCGTAAGCGATTTCCTTACGACGCTAAGGCACGCACTGGGTTGGCGCTCGACGTAG
- a CDS encoding DNA topoisomerase IV subunit A — MRNLIDRHRAEALKALEEVGRRIASQVLNGEEPFLEIPVRTLANVVWDPKSKLLKLGSKKLRREFLDMGEARRFMQTVLMLSLIVRAIREGDYPTIRDLYYAGKHTLEYVDEFGKPRREETWDTQKESDSIIQDLEVLTGHLREHMGILHDTKGKIVGRIVIRSGTDTIDCSRMGDGAYSIPPNPDSLELLSVDAEYVLVIEKDAIFNRLNKERFWEKNRCLLVTGKGQPDRSTRRMVRRLWEEHGLPVYVLTDADPYGFYIYSVYRSGSITLGYESERLATPGARFLGLTVTDIYDYKIPRNFIIKAKERDLKRAQELLNYPWFRESKEWVRQLKLFLEKQEKVEIEALSGYGFKFLTEKYLPEKLSTGAWIE, encoded by the coding sequence GTGAGAAACCTGATCGATCGTCACAGGGCAGAGGCTTTAAAGGCGCTGGAAGAGGTTGGACGAAGGATCGCCTCTCAAGTATTGAACGGCGAGGAACCCTTTCTGGAAATACCTGTCAGAACGCTAGCCAACGTAGTCTGGGATCCGAAGTCGAAGCTGCTGAAGTTAGGTTCGAAGAAGCTGAGGAGGGAGTTCCTCGATATGGGGGAAGCGAGGAGATTCATGCAGACTGTCTTAATGCTCTCCCTGATCGTTAGGGCTATCCGAGAGGGGGACTACCCAACCATAAGGGACCTCTACTACGCAGGGAAACACACTTTGGAGTACGTTGACGAGTTCGGCAAGCCGAGAAGGGAGGAAACGTGGGACACGCAAAAGGAATCGGACTCCATTATTCAGGATCTAGAGGTGCTTACAGGACATCTAAGGGAACACATGGGTATTCTGCATGATACTAAGGGCAAGATAGTTGGGCGCATCGTGATCCGATCGGGGACAGACACTATCGATTGTTCGCGCATGGGTGATGGTGCGTACTCCATCCCGCCGAACCCTGACTCGCTTGAGCTGCTCAGCGTAGACGCTGAGTATGTTTTGGTGATCGAGAAGGATGCGATATTCAACAGGCTGAACAAGGAGAGGTTCTGGGAGAAGAACAGGTGCCTGCTGGTCACAGGTAAGGGGCAGCCGGATAGAAGTACGAGACGCATGGTAAGGAGGTTGTGGGAGGAGCACGGGCTTCCTGTGTACGTGCTCACAGACGCGGATCCTTACGGATTTTACATTTACAGCGTATACAGAAGCGGATCGATAACTCTCGGTTACGAAAGCGAGCGATTAGCAACTCCTGGAGCAAGGTTTCTTGGGCTCACTGTAACGGACATCTACGACTACAAGATACCGCGGAACTTCATCATAAAGGCGAAAGAGAGGGACTTGAAGAGGGCTCAGGAGCTCCTGAACTACCCTTGGTTTAGGGAATCTAAGGAATGGGTTAGGCAACTAAAACTATTCCTCGAGAAGCAGGAGAAGGTTGAGATCGAAGCACTCAGCGGTTACGGCTTCAAGTTCTTAACGGAGAAGTATCTTCCGGAGAAGTTGAGCACAGGCGCTTGGATCGAGTGA
- a CDS encoding Xaa-Pro peptidase family protein codes for MDFSTHLSRVRELLAEKGLNTLIVMGSSNIQYLIGSDAPSAAIVNFDDIVTLSSRLEFTRTLDEAKLGKHFTYLKEGEVAEYENAILGGFYDALKKLLEGAGKGRWGYAGLSQEARRRLEEELGSAGVDLTKDFLTLRRRKDPSEVEALRSAARVAERALAKAITMLETGITEAEVAAEITSCIMRCGCEPSFPPIVAFGEHSAHPHAKPSLRKLRRGDPVKIDLGARVDGYCSDLTRTLTYGGCDGKFQGKFWAVLKAQERAIEVIKPGVQAREVHMTAVETLRREKLLMYFNHGLGHGLGLDIHEEPYLNAEATTSLLPGDVVTVEPGIYVYGAFGIRVEDIVLVTEQGPEVLTSFPKFLTL; via the coding sequence GTGGACTTTTCAACGCACCTTTCAAGAGTGAGGGAGCTGTTAGCCGAGAAGGGGTTGAACACTCTCATAGTGATGGGTTCATCTAACATCCAGTACCTGATAGGGAGCGATGCTCCTTCGGCAGCCATAGTCAATTTCGACGATATTGTTACGCTTTCTTCAAGGCTGGAGTTCACAAGAACTTTAGATGAGGCCAAGCTTGGTAAACACTTCACGTATCTTAAGGAGGGAGAAGTAGCTGAGTACGAGAACGCGATTCTGGGGGGGTTTTACGACGCTCTTAAGAAGCTGCTCGAAGGCGCTGGAAAGGGGAGATGGGGGTATGCAGGCCTTTCACAGGAGGCCCGTAGAAGGCTGGAGGAAGAACTCGGTTCTGCCGGCGTCGACCTGACAAAGGATTTCTTGACCCTTCGGAGGAGGAAAGATCCCTCCGAAGTGGAGGCTCTCCGAAGCGCTGCCAGAGTTGCGGAACGGGCTTTAGCAAAAGCGATCACAATGTTAGAAACGGGCATTACTGAAGCTGAGGTGGCAGCAGAGATCACGAGTTGCATCATGAGATGCGGGTGTGAGCCATCTTTCCCGCCGATAGTAGCCTTTGGCGAACACTCCGCTCATCCTCACGCTAAACCTTCGCTCCGGAAGTTGAGGCGCGGCGATCCTGTAAAGATAGATCTGGGGGCTAGAGTTGATGGTTACTGTTCCGATCTTACCAGAACTCTTACCTACGGCGGATGCGATGGTAAGTTCCAGGGCAAGTTCTGGGCAGTGCTTAAGGCGCAAGAGCGCGCAATCGAGGTTATAAAGCCCGGGGTTCAGGCGCGCGAGGTTCATATGACGGCTGTCGAAACGCTAAGGCGCGAGAAGCTCTTGATGTACTTTAACCACGGCTTAGGTCATGGCTTAGGTTTAGATATTCACGAGGAACCCTACCTAAATGCTGAAGCAACTACATCCCTTCTCCCCGGCGACGTGGTTACCGTAGAGCCCGGCATCTACGTCTATGGAGCCTTCGGCATTCGAGTCGAGGACATTGTGCTCGTGACCGAGCAAGGCCCTGAAGTTTTAACCTCTTTCCCCAAGTTCCTGACGTTGTGA
- a CDS encoding ribosome assembly factor SBDS, whose amino-acid sequence MGSKKLAIARLSKGGKKFEVVVDVEKAWKFKEGENISIREIVESPHVYYDARKGLKASPEDLHAVFGTDDVIRVAEVIIKQGELQLTADQRRELIEMKKRQIIEFLSRNAIDPRTNAPHPPKRIELALEEVGFPVDPFKPVEVQVQEAIKALSRVLPLKIAKALLAVRVPPQYAGKTYTALSRLGRIVRSEYSSDGSLVAELEVPAGLTESVISQVGAITRGEGEVKILNIGG is encoded by the coding sequence ATGGGTTCAAAGAAGCTGGCTATCGCTAGGCTATCTAAAGGCGGTAAGAAGTTTGAGGTGGTTGTGGACGTGGAGAAGGCTTGGAAGTTCAAGGAGGGGGAGAACATAAGCATAAGGGAGATCGTTGAGAGCCCGCACGTCTACTACGATGCACGGAAAGGGTTAAAGGCATCGCCCGAGGATCTACATGCGGTTTTCGGCACAGACGATGTAATCCGTGTCGCGGAGGTGATCATAAAACAGGGAGAGCTTCAACTTACGGCTGATCAACGGCGCGAGCTCATAGAGATGAAGAAGAGGCAGATCATCGAGTTCCTTTCACGCAACGCGATCGATCCTCGCACCAATGCGCCTCACCCGCCGAAGAGGATAGAACTCGCGCTAGAGGAAGTCGGATTCCCAGTTGATCCCTTCAAGCCTGTTGAGGTGCAAGTCCAGGAGGCCATAAAGGCCCTCAGCCGCGTTTTACCTCTGAAAATCGCTAAAGCCTTGCTCGCAGTCCGAGTTCCCCCACAGTACGCTGGTAAGACGTACACTGCTCTTAGCCGGCTTGGGAGGATTGTGAGAAGCGAATACTCTAGCGACGGGTCGTTAGTGGCGGAGCTCGAAGTGCCCGCAGGCTTAACAGAGAGCGTAATATCGCAGGTCGGCGCGATCACAAGGGGGGAGGGCGAGGTGAAGATTTTGAACATAGGTGGTTGA
- the mtnA gene encoding S-methyl-5-thioribose-1-phosphate isomerase has protein sequence MLRLPKTIEWVDGRVRLINQLKLPHELEYIETDDWRRVADAIRRMEIRGAPAIGVAAAFAMALAATKSRAVMMEEFLTEMEVCANELRRTRPTAVNLFWAIERVLKSIREAATVEEAKERAVATALEIQRMDEEANRKIGEYGERLISDGDTVMTICNAGSLATSYYGTATAPLYVAHEKGKRFRVIALETRPYLQGARLTAWELKTAGIEVKIATDNAIGIIMQRERVDLVLVGADRITRRGYVANKVGTYPLALMAREHGVPFYVAAPTSTFDLTIERGDEIPIEIRPSDEVTVIFGRRIAPPGVEALYYAFDVTPPKLITGIITERGIIYPPYEKSIQSLFNSR, from the coding sequence GTGCTAAGGCTACCTAAAACGATAGAGTGGGTAGATGGTCGGGTCAGGCTGATTAATCAGCTGAAGCTCCCCCATGAGCTCGAGTACATCGAAACTGATGACTGGCGCCGCGTAGCTGATGCTATCAGGAGGATGGAGATTAGGGGGGCGCCTGCCATAGGCGTCGCAGCAGCCTTCGCGATGGCGTTGGCAGCCACGAAATCTCGGGCGGTAATGATGGAAGAATTCCTTACAGAAATGGAAGTTTGCGCTAACGAGCTAAGGAGGACTAGGCCTACGGCAGTTAACCTCTTCTGGGCGATCGAGCGAGTTCTTAAGAGCATACGAGAGGCGGCAACAGTTGAGGAGGCTAAGGAGAGAGCCGTAGCTACAGCGCTCGAAATCCAAAGAATGGACGAAGAAGCCAATAGGAAGATAGGTGAATACGGTGAGCGGTTGATCTCGGATGGCGACACAGTGATGACGATATGCAACGCCGGATCGCTAGCCACTAGTTACTACGGAACAGCAACTGCACCATTGTACGTGGCCCACGAAAAGGGGAAGAGGTTCAGGGTGATAGCCCTCGAAACTAGACCGTACCTCCAGGGGGCACGTTTAACGGCGTGGGAGCTGAAGACGGCGGGAATTGAGGTTAAGATAGCCACCGACAATGCAATCGGGATCATCATGCAGAGGGAACGAGTCGACCTGGTGCTTGTAGGCGCGGATAGGATCACCAGAAGGGGGTATGTCGCGAACAAGGTCGGTACTTACCCTCTGGCTTTAATGGCTAGGGAGCACGGAGTACCCTTCTACGTAGCAGCACCAACCAGCACCTTCGACCTAACCATAGAGAGGGGAGATGAAATACCGATTGAGATCCGACCAAGTGACGAAGTTACGGTCATTTTTGGGCGAAGGATCGCACCGCCAGGCGTAGAGGCACTATACTATGCTTTCGACGTAACACCTCCAAAGCTGATTACAGGGATAATAACTGAAAGGGGGATCATCTACCCGCCTTACGAGAAAAGCATACAGAGCCTCTTTAACAGCCGATAA
- a CDS encoding DUF99 family protein — protein MKVNPYKRGFRCLGIAESFLRTHPKSALAGVVMRRDYIIDGAALAEVTVGGLDATDGVLSIIETLGRKDVNCIMINGCIISWFNIIDLERVYRETQIPLLSLTYEESPGIEHYIVKYFGNDIKRLEMYHRLGPREPILIRRTGARVFVRFYGLNKREAEVVINSFTLHGSVPEPLRVASLFARAYMKRLASEQQYIGAH, from the coding sequence ATGAAAGTGAACCCTTACAAGCGGGGTTTCAGGTGTCTTGGCATTGCAGAGAGCTTCCTGCGAACGCACCCCAAATCTGCGTTAGCGGGCGTCGTTATGAGGAGGGATTACATCATAGACGGCGCCGCTCTAGCGGAGGTCACTGTTGGCGGTCTCGACGCGACAGATGGAGTCCTGTCGATCATCGAAACTTTAGGCCGAAAAGATGTTAACTGTATAATGATAAACGGATGCATAATATCGTGGTTTAACATCATAGATCTGGAGCGCGTATACAGGGAGACCCAGATTCCGCTGCTGAGCCTAACTTACGAAGAATCTCCTGGGATAGAGCATTACATAGTGAAATACTTTGGAAACGATATTAAACGCTTGGAAATGTACCATAGGTTAGGTCCCCGAGAGCCAATTTTAATCAGGAGGACTGGTGCTAGAGTTTTCGTAAGGTTCTACGGTTTGAACAAGCGTGAAGCCGAAGTCGTGATCAATTCGTTCACGTTGCACGGCAGCGTACCCGAGCCACTAAGAGTGGCTAGCTTGTTCGCGCGAGCCTACATGAAGCGTCTCGCCTCAGAACAGCAATATATTGGAGCACATTAA
- a CDS encoding CDC48 family AAA ATPase, which translates to MASRDKEAILRVAEAKQRDVGRGIVRIDRSIMLKLGIEPGDAVEITGKKTTVAIAWPAYPEDEGLGYIRMDGVTRHNAGVSIGESVSVRPVQLQPAQRITLAPMGIGGLTVSPEFSDYVRERLLYRPLRRGDVVEIPVFNTALRFVVVSTQPAASVRITPETEVVVRSEPVSEAELAIPKVTYEDIGDLEEVKQKVREMIELPLKHPELFSHLGIDPPKGVLFYGPPGTGKTLLARAVANESGAFFIAINGPEIMSKFYGESEQRLREIFKQAEENAPAIIFIDEIDAIAPKREEVTGEVEKRVVAQLLALMDGLKGRGHVIVIGATNRPNAVDPALRRPGRFDREIAFPVPDKRARKEILQVHTRNMPLSDDINLDELADITHGFTGADLAALCREAAMRALRRFLPKIDLNKPSIPPELLKELKVTRLDFLDALKDIQPSALREVYVEIPEVRWNDIGGLEDVKQQLREVVEWPLKHPEFFKEMGIDPPKGVLLYGPPGCGKTLLAKAVATESEANFIAVKGPEILSKWVGESERAIREIFRKARQAAPCIIFFDEIDSIVPRRGYRFDSGVTDRIVNQLLTEMDGLEKLEGVVVIGATNRPDIIDPALLRPGRFDRIIYVPPPDRAARLEILKVHTRRMPLAEDVDLEKIADATEGYTGADLAALCKEAAIIALREAGKPTKVTMKHFLKSMEAVKPSITKEDIERYKRIAEEFKRILA; encoded by the coding sequence ATGGCTTCACGCGATAAGGAGGCGATTCTAAGAGTTGCCGAAGCTAAACAGCGCGATGTGGGCCGGGGGATTGTGAGGATCGATAGAAGCATCATGTTAAAGTTGGGGATAGAGCCGGGTGATGCTGTAGAGATCACCGGAAAGAAAACAACTGTTGCGATAGCGTGGCCGGCCTACCCTGAGGATGAAGGGTTGGGTTACATCAGGATGGATGGGGTTACACGCCACAACGCGGGCGTATCCATCGGCGAGAGCGTGTCAGTCCGCCCTGTGCAACTGCAGCCTGCGCAGCGCATAACACTAGCACCGATGGGGATCGGCGGGCTCACCGTTTCACCCGAGTTTTCAGATTACGTTAGAGAGCGGCTTCTATACCGACCCCTTAGACGGGGAGACGTCGTAGAGATACCAGTGTTTAACACGGCTTTGCGCTTCGTGGTAGTCTCCACTCAGCCCGCCGCATCTGTGCGGATTACGCCTGAAACAGAAGTCGTTGTGAGAAGCGAACCCGTGTCGGAAGCGGAGCTTGCGATACCAAAGGTAACTTACGAAGACATCGGCGATCTTGAAGAAGTTAAGCAGAAAGTGAGGGAGATGATTGAGCTTCCCCTAAAGCATCCTGAACTCTTTTCTCACTTGGGGATAGACCCGCCCAAAGGAGTCCTCTTTTACGGCCCACCAGGCACCGGTAAAACGCTGCTGGCGAGAGCTGTCGCTAACGAGTCGGGAGCGTTTTTCATTGCCATTAACGGCCCTGAGATTATGAGCAAGTTCTACGGTGAGAGCGAGCAGAGGTTAAGAGAGATTTTTAAGCAAGCTGAAGAGAACGCGCCGGCGATCATCTTCATTGATGAGATTGACGCGATCGCGCCCAAGAGGGAGGAAGTAACGGGAGAAGTCGAGAAACGTGTGGTAGCACAGCTCCTCGCCCTAATGGATGGTTTGAAAGGCAGGGGTCACGTCATCGTAATCGGCGCTACGAACCGCCCTAACGCCGTGGACCCAGCTCTTAGGAGGCCGGGGCGCTTCGATAGGGAGATAGCGTTCCCCGTACCCGATAAGCGAGCTAGGAAAGAGATACTTCAAGTTCATACGAGGAATATGCCGTTGTCCGATGACATTAACCTTGATGAGCTAGCCGATATCACCCACGGGTTCACGGGCGCTGACCTCGCTGCACTGTGTAGAGAGGCTGCTATGAGAGCCCTTCGCAGGTTCTTACCAAAGATCGACTTGAACAAGCCCTCTATACCTCCGGAGCTCCTGAAGGAGCTTAAAGTAACGCGACTCGACTTCCTCGACGCTCTCAAGGATATTCAACCCTCAGCCTTGAGGGAGGTGTACGTCGAAATCCCAGAGGTCCGCTGGAACGATATTGGTGGACTTGAGGACGTGAAGCAGCAACTGAGGGAGGTAGTGGAGTGGCCCCTTAAGCACCCCGAGTTCTTCAAGGAGATGGGCATTGACCCTCCGAAGGGTGTGCTGCTTTACGGTCCGCCGGGTTGTGGTAAGACTCTGTTGGCGAAGGCGGTTGCGACAGAAAGTGAGGCGAACTTCATAGCGGTTAAAGGCCCGGAGATCCTCAGCAAGTGGGTTGGCGAAAGCGAGAGAGCAATCAGAGAGATATTCAGGAAAGCTCGACAGGCAGCTCCTTGCATCATCTTTTTCGACGAGATAGACTCCATAGTCCCACGACGCGGGTACAGGTTTGATTCAGGAGTCACGGATAGGATCGTGAACCAGTTGCTGACGGAAATGGACGGGTTAGAGAAACTGGAGGGGGTCGTAGTGATCGGGGCGACGAATAGGCCCGACATTATTGATCCGGCTTTGTTGAGGCCCGGCCGGTTTGACCGGATCATCTACGTGCCTCCGCCCGACCGGGCTGCAAGGCTTGAAATCCTCAAAGTGCACACGAGGCGAATGCCGCTAGCCGAAGACGTAGACCTCGAGAAAATCGCGGACGCGACGGAGGGATACACAGGTGCCGACCTGGCCGCTCTGTGCAAAGAGGCTGCAATCATCGCTCTTAGAGAGGCGGGAAAGCCCACTAAGGTTACAATGAAACACTTCCTGAAGTCGATGGAAGCTGTCAAACCTAGCATAACCAAAGAAGACATCGAACGTTACAAAAGAATAGCTGAAGAATTTAAGCGCATCTTGGCCTAA
- a CDS encoding TGS domain-containing protein — protein MPANLPPQAKAAWKKVEMARTKEERLQALIEFMSTVPRHKGTEKLLMQVRRQIARLREEIELEKTKRKSSGRGRSLFVEKEGDIQLVLLGFPNSGKSTLFKALTGVEVPCSEIPFETEKPQPGMMIWDGGVEIQVVDTPSLVPSEGSSRNSLPLSLAYNADAIALVIDGEQDPLSQLSMLESMLRNRGIALKEERRKVVIERRGSGGVSVIGGRLRVNEVANLLRDYGIYHALVWLTDDASLDDVEAAILESTAYKPSVVIVTKLDRSAKTLAIVRDAASWTKVLCFDGTNSEELKDAIGEHLFRSLNLIRVYTSKDGEVSKKPLVLRRGARVVDVAERIHSRLVKEFKYALVWNERRFRFNPVKVGIDFELNDLDTIEIVA, from the coding sequence ATGCCGGCAAACCTTCCTCCTCAAGCCAAGGCGGCGTGGAAGAAGGTTGAGATGGCCAGAACGAAGGAAGAGCGCCTGCAGGCACTGATCGAGTTTATGTCAACCGTTCCGCGCCATAAGGGTACGGAGAAGCTTCTGATGCAGGTTCGACGTCAGATCGCGCGCTTGAGGGAAGAGATAGAGCTCGAGAAAACTAAGCGTAAGAGCAGTGGGAGAGGACGTTCCCTTTTCGTTGAGAAGGAGGGGGATATCCAGTTGGTGCTGCTGGGGTTTCCAAACTCGGGGAAGAGCACCCTTTTCAAAGCGTTGACCGGCGTTGAAGTTCCTTGCAGTGAGATACCGTTTGAGACGGAGAAGCCTCAGCCTGGAATGATGATCTGGGATGGCGGCGTCGAGATCCAGGTAGTTGACACCCCCTCCCTCGTTCCTTCAGAGGGTTCATCGCGAAACAGCTTGCCGCTTTCGCTGGCTTACAACGCCGACGCGATAGCCTTGGTGATTGACGGTGAGCAAGACCCCCTCTCTCAGCTATCTATGCTGGAAAGCATGCTGCGCAACAGGGGAATAGCTCTCAAAGAGGAGAGGAGGAAAGTTGTGATAGAGCGTAGGGGCAGTGGGGGTGTGAGCGTCATCGGTGGCCGACTGCGCGTAAACGAGGTAGCGAACTTGCTGCGCGATTACGGAATCTACCACGCGCTGGTCTGGCTCACAGACGATGCCTCTCTCGACGATGTAGAAGCCGCTATTCTCGAGTCTACCGCGTACAAGCCGTCGGTGGTAATTGTGACGAAGCTTGATCGCAGCGCAAAAACTCTAGCCATAGTTAGGGACGCCGCGAGCTGGACGAAAGTGCTGTGCTTTGACGGTACCAACTCGGAGGAGTTGAAGGATGCGATCGGCGAGCACCTCTTCCGAAGCCTCAACCTAATTCGCGTGTACACCTCCAAGGATGGAGAGGTCAGCAAGAAACCACTGGTCCTGCGGCGGGGAGCGCGAGTGGTTGACGTAGCGGAGAGAATTCACAGTCGTTTAGTCAAAGAATTCAAATACGCCCTAGTGTGGAATGAGCGCAGGTTTAGGTTTAATCCCGTAAAAGTTGGTATAGATTTCGAATTAAATGATTTGGATACCATCGAAATCGTGGCGTAA